Proteins from one Bactrocera neohumeralis isolate Rockhampton chromosome 3, APGP_CSIRO_Bneo_wtdbg2-racon-allhic-juicebox.fasta_v2, whole genome shotgun sequence genomic window:
- the LOC126753893 gene encoding uncharacterized protein LOC126753893: protein MARHRQTTQQSPRAHNYNIGNNRTSAVRLHRCVQSNCSICVESSTACQITLATKVRRKSRHPPARAKLSKSLHLLVPALQLSLHNLLTIPLAQLLWLLCCLSLAHPTLADCPSMCECKWKSGKESVLCLNANLTHIPVPLDAGTQVLDLTGNDIASIPHDTFAAVNLLNLQKVYLAKCRLRVIERFAFRKLINLVELDLSYNLLSSIPTDTFEFITELREIKLNGNPILRVEDDAFGFVPQLVRLEMSDCKLTTVEVRAFAGLESTLEWLKLDGNKLSEVRSGTITSLTNLHGIELARNQWNCSCALRPLRAWMLRENIPYGIPPLCRAPPRLAGKTWDKIDLDDFACVPQIIATDTTAHGVEGRNVTMSCYVEGVPEPSVRWMVKNRVIANLTATGDPTASPRTAAATQGRKTYVVNMLRNASNLTILTADMQDAGIYTCAAENKAGKVEASVTLAVSRRPPEAPLGAKIVLLCIFTALLFVVGSSFAAICFCSLRRKRKMRLWNSVPPARTESYEKIEMTSRVCSTSGNGPNGGNGGGAGMGNRKPDLGGGSTVGGVDVSGNFCNTNGGGGSLFPNDDSDYLHTATTPLNCGSDDGGDTGVAIVNPSGGSAKRNGDYRNIPTHCDDDEDCLDANYQSSAKTNYAGGKHANQTSVAVRWRPGIGGGGSGAAGMRENPQDIKRNVNAGSGSGECEGDVGPQKSDLHIPRLIELGGSDSASSSISSQVDAAARLGGYNPIPTWTTTPIATTKITSPHSKRTGGQTVGPNNNAYYNNDDVSTSVFCSGDSVENDLFDSNYPDLLDIAKYAVAQATNSNNNNAHYGVNAGAGSSTNAALCTLPRKLKNTGKYFKSSSDSQSPLLADNSSKYGSSTLGDASFLNELTLGRRFSAESSYSNYVGTSTYTSGQRSNSFLNLVQSSNKGNLNLNGSAALGAAAMGVNGVRRNPSLPSSPVHDAHQHQRSFSSAATPLLDFSTLTARTGVATTPAVNLAAVSAALQPTTNTSTVAAYDYHAAQLERFLEEYRNLQDQLCKMKETCETIRKKEVPMRGAVGHSAQLADPVMYNAALAANSSPATNPKTTTLKSKTLLPGQPPDPPPYWLHRNAMLKRLNESQADIFKS from the exons ATGGCCCGCCACAGACAAACCACACAACAAAGCCCACGGGCGCACAACTACAACATCGGCAACAATCGTACGTCGGCTGTTCGTCTGCATAGGTGCGTGCAAAGCAACTGTAGCATTTGCGTTGAAAGCAGTACCGCATGCCAGATAACGTTGGCTACCAAGGTGCGCCGAAAATCACGGCATCCGCCAGCGAGAGCAAAGCTTTCGAAGAGCCTTCATCTTTTGGTACCCGCTTTGCAACTGTCTTTACATAATCTACTCACTATCCCGCTTGCGCAACTACTTTGGCTGCTTTGTTGTCTGAGTCTAGCCCATCCCACATTGGCCGATTGTCCCAGCATGTGCGAGTGCAAGTGGAAAAGCGGCAAAGAGTCAGTTTTGTGCCTTAATGCGAATCTCACACATATCCCGGTGCCCTTGGATGCCGGTACACAGGTTCTCGACTTGACTGGCAATGATATCGCCAGCATACCGCACGACACCTTTGCGGCGGTTAATTTGCTCAATCTACAAAAGGTCTATCTGGCCAAATGCCGATTGCGTGTGATCGAACGTTTTGCCTTTCGCAAGCTCATCAATCTGGTTGAACTAGATCTGAGCTATAATCTGCTGAGCAGCATACCTACCGACACATTCGAATTCATAACCGAGCTGCGTGAAATCAAACTCAACGGCAATCCGATTTTGCGTGTAGAAGATGATGCTTTCGGCTTTGTGCCGCAGCTGGTGCGCTTAGAAATGTCCGACTGTAAGTTGACGACGGTCGAAGTGCGTGCCTTTGCTGGCCTTGAGTCGACGCTGGAATGGCTCAAATTGGATGGCAATAAATTGAGTGAGGTGCGGTCGGGCACCATAACATCGCTCACGAATTTGCACGGCATTGAGTTGGCACGCAATCAGTGGAATTGTTCCTGCGCATTGCGGCCGCTGCGTGCATGGATGCTGCGCGAGAATATACCATATGGCATACCACCGCTGTGTCGCGCACCGCCGCGTCTGGCTGGCAAAACCTGGGACAAAATCGACCTGGATGACTTTGCTTGCGTGCCGCAGATAATTGCCACCGACACAACAGCACATGGTGTGGAGGGACGCAATGTGACGATGAGCTGTTATGTGGAGGGCGTACCGGAACCATCGGTGCGATGGATGGTAAAAAATCGTGTGATTGCCAACCTAACAGCAACGGGTGACCCAACGGCAAGTCCGCGCACTGCGGCAGCAACGCAAGGACGCAAGACGTACGTAGTAAACATGTTACGCAACGCCTCCAATCTGACCATACTTACCGCCGACATGCAGGATGCGGGCATTTATACCTGCGCAGCTGAGAACAAAGCCGGCAAAGTGGAGGCATCCGTTACACTGGCTGTTTCGCGACGACCACCCGAGGCGCCGTTGGGTGCAAAAATCGTGCTCCTATGCATTTTTACAGCCTTGCTCTTTGTAGTTGGCTCCTCATTTGccgcaatttgtttttgttcgctgCGTCGTAAACGCAAAATGCGTTTGTGGAACTCAGTACCACCAGCGCGCACGGAGAGTTATGAAAAAATTGAGATGACATCACGTGTCTGCTCGACCAGCGGCAATGGCCCGAATGGTGGCAATGGCGGCGGTGCTGGAATGGGCAATCGAAAACCTGATTTGGGTGGCGGTTCCACGGTCGGTGGTGTGGATGTGTCTGGCAACTTTTGCAATACTAATGGCGGTGGCGGCAGTTTATTTCCTAACGACGACAGCGATTACCTGCACACGGCCACGACTCCTCTTAATTGTGGCTCAGATGACGGCGGCGATACTGGTGTGGCTATTGTGAACCCAAGTGGTGGGAGCGCCAAACGGAACGGTGACTACCGCAATATACCAACACACTGCGACGATGATGAGGATTGTTTGGATGCCAACTACCAGTCGTCGGCAAAAACCAACTATGCGGGTGGCAAACACGCAAATCAGACATCAGTAGCGGTACGTTGGCGTCCGGgtattggtggtggtggtagtGGTGCTGCGGGGATGCGCGAAAATCCGCAAGATATCAAAAGAAATGTGAACGCGGGCAGCGGGAGTGGAGAATGTGAGGGCGATGTGGGGCCACAAAAATCGGATTTACACATACCAAGGCTAATCGAACTAGGCGG TTCGGACTCTGCCTCCAGTTCGATCTCCAGTCAAGTGGACGCCGCTGCACGCTTGGGTGGTTACAATCCCATTCCCACCTGGACAACCACACCCATTGCTACAACTAAGATAACCTCACCGCATAGCAAACGAACGGGCGGACAAACAGTTGGTCCCAACAACAATGCTTACTACAATAACGATGATGTCAGCACCTCGGTGTTCTGCAGTGGCGACAGCGTCGAGAATGATCTCTTCGACAGTAACTACCCCGATTTGCTGGACATCGCAAAATACGCAGTGGCGCAGGCGACTAactccaacaacaataacgcacATTACGGCGTAAATGCAGGAGCGGGTAGCTCGACAAATGCGGCGCTTTGTACGCTGCctcgaaaattgaaaaacaccGGCAAATACTTTAAAAGCTCATCGGACAGTCAGTCACCGCTGCTGGCGGACAACTCAAGTAAATATGGCAGCAGCACGTTGGGTGATGCCAGCTTCCTAAATGAGCTGACGTTGGGCCGACGCTTCTCGGCCGAATCGTCATACTCGAATTACGTTGGCACATCCACATACACCAGCGGTCAGCGTTCGAATAGTTTCCTCAACTTGGTGCAAAGCAGCAATAAAGGAAATCTCAACCTAAACGGCAGCGCTGCTTTGGGTGCGGCGGCTATGGGAGTAAATGGCGTGCGACGCAATCCCAGTTTGCCTTCATCCCCCGTGCACGATGCGCATCAGCATCAGCGTTCCTTTAGCTCAGCGGCAACGCCACTATTGGACTTCTCCACGCTCACCGCACGCACGGGCGTAGCCACAACCCCAGCCGTTAACCTGGCTGCCGTCTCTGCGGCATTGCAGCCAACAACGAATACGTCGACAGTGGCGGCTTACGACTACCATGCCGCGCAACTGGAACGCTTTCTCGAAGAGTATCGCAATCTACAGGATCAGTTGTGCAAGATGAAGGAAACCTGTGAAACGATACGCAAGAAAGAGGTGCCGATGCGCGGTGCGGTTGGACATTCGGCCCAACTGGCTGATCCGGTGATGTATAACGCAGCACTTGCGGCGAACAGTTCACCGGCCACGAACCCGAAAACCACGACACTGAAGAGTAAAACTCTGCTACCGGGACAACCACCCGATCCGCCGCCTTATTGGCTGCACCGCAACGCGATGCTGAAGCGTCTGAACGAGTCGCAAGCGGATATATTTAAGAGCTAA